Genomic segment of Bacillota bacterium:
CGAGAGGGATCAAGAAGAACAGCCCATGTAAATCATTATCAATATACAGCCCGGATAGCAGCGGAAGTAATTGACATTGTTTCCGGTCCTCCTGCTCATTTTCGTCCCCTATAACTTCAGGGTAAACGAGGGCCGGGTTTTCCTGTCTGGCTCACTCCAACTCTTCCTGGGTGACTATGTATTCTGGCCCATAGGGGCCTTTCCTCATGGTAGCTCTAAACTTCTACCTGCATTAGGTTAGGGTACATCATCAGCAAATCATCGGCCATCCGGTGCTCATAATCCCACAACTGGCCGTTATATTTCTGTGCCACCGCCCTTAGGTCAGGCAGGGCAAAGAAGTTAAACACGGCTCGCGGGAGGTCAGTTAAGGAGATTTGCGGTGCACCCAGGATCTCCGCCGCGAACAGCTGCAGCATAATCCGGGCCTGGTCCTCACCAACCGGCAATCTCCTGTACAAGACCAGCCGGCCGTCCAGCCTGGCCGCCACGCCGAAGTGTTCGAGGGTCTGGATAAAGGCCCTGGCAGAACGGAGCACCACGTCTCGTTCACCAAAGCTTTCCACCATCTTTGCCTTAAGGAATCCCATCTTGATTTCGCAGCCATAATCATAAAGCCGGAAAATGTGGTCGGATATCCTTCTTAATACCTCGGTTCGGGCCACCAAGTAAAAAAGGTAAACCGGTGTCATGAAGGCCAGGCCGTGCTGCAGGCTCAAATCCTTTAATAGCAGGTTGCGCCTCACCCTGGTCTTGTTTTGGTCGTCGCGCAAGAAGCAGCGAAAGAGGACGGTACGGACCTTGCGCTTGCCTTCCCGGCCGGTCAATTCCCGTACTATCTGCTCAAAGGGGGCATTTAGCTCCGTCAGTCGCTGGCCCGGGCTGGCCAGGAGCAAGCTTTCGTATATCCAGTTCGGCCTGAGCGGCCGGTCAAAGCCAATTACAGTGTTTCTCATCAATTGCTTTCCTCCCACCAAAAGACCGGGCGGATACCCGTACCCTTTCACGAATTCATACCTGCACTTCGATGAAGGGGACAATCACTTCTTCTATGTGGATGCCGCCGTGGCTGATCGCCGCCTCCCCCTCTGGCGCAAACATCTCCCGGCCGGGCGGAAAGACGGCCACCGCATCTCCAAAGAGATGGCTGTTTTCGTATACCAGCACGCTCTTTCTCGCCGCAAAATCTTCTGCCAAGAGCTTGTTAGGAAACAGCAGCACCCGCCTGGCCTTCTCTTCCACCAGCCACCTGCTGGCCTGGTGGCCGTTACCCCGACACCACACAGAGCCGTGATCCGAAGCGAGGTAAACCTGGTAGCCCTCCTCCAGCAGCCTCTGCACGGTCTCGGCAAACCCAGAGCCGTCCAGGTGTACAATCAGGCTTTTCTCCATCGTCTCCTTGCTATCCTGCACGTTCACGGTGGCGTGGGCCAGATCGTCCACCAGGTTACAGGACAGGGCGAGGTAGTCAAAATCCAGGTATTCGTGCCGCCACCTGAGGTCTATATTCATGAACGTCCCGGCCCGCCGGCGCTTCCCTTCCGGCCATTTCTGCCGGACAAACTGCAAAAAGCCCCTTTCTTCCTCCACGCGGTCTCCGGAGGTAGGCAGGCCACAAAACAGGGCGCGCCGTGAGGTCCGGGTCAGGGTGGGTAGCAGGGCGAAAACAGCCGTGACGTTAAAGCTGTCTATCCCGCGGCTGGCCAAATATTGCTTCACGCAGCACCATTCCTGAAACCCCATGCCATCCATGCAGATCAAGACCTTTTTAACAGCCGGCTGGTAGGCCAGGAAGGGCAGCA
This window contains:
- a CDS encoding PglZ domain-containing protein, whose product is MDEKWYAKLVNKIKRSYHDVIVVIDHDRLGRLPELRAALADSFALHDYKGELPLRRFLKENAGQRMLIFKHPGHGHLPYDVETRSDMVSWQLREIFPKFHPSALKGLPLEHYQRVFEAYRKMEDALQPLGLEETKEVLAGWLGGSTVDVSRDGFPPAAAARLGQEGEDEIKSRCQTLVREIEELLARLPVDWRAVAPLWGELSYCYCQAGMKPPEIYALDQKISGAFTEYILSSYHELFYESYLTRPATVDKVLPFLAYQPAVKKVLICMDGMGFQEWCCVKQYLASRGIDSFNVTAVFALLPTLTRTSRRALFCGLPTSGDRVEEERGFLQFVRQKWPEGKRRRAGTFMNIDLRWRHEYLDFDYLALSCNLVDDLAHATVNVQDSKETMEKSLIVHLDGSGFAETVQRLLEEGYQVYLASDHGSVWCRGNGHQASRWLVEEKARRVLLFPNKLLAEDFAARKSVLVYENSHLFGDAVAVFPPGREMFAPEGEAAISHGGIHIEEVIVPFIEVQV